The stretch of DNA ATCATTGCACTACACCAgacttttagtgttttttaatttatttgtgtgAGGCAAAAAACTTGTGAAAAGAAATGCAGGGCCAACCAAGGCCCTGTACATGTACAATTTAAACAACATTAGTGCATTATGTTATCTGACAATATCAGAAATACATGTGCGTAAACAAACAGAGGAAAACATTTGTTTATATTCTTGAGAGCTCAATATGACTTTGGGAGGTGTTTGATTGTACAGAGTAACTCAGAGTCAATATAGTTCCCATTAGCAAGAAcacataaatgttgcattgagGCCTCCACTCCCTCGTATAGAAATTTTGTGAAATAATACTTTCAGCAATGACTAATTCAGCAGCTTGATAGATGGTGCCGCAGACAAAACAAGAACTAATTACTAACACTTTTACAGAGATTGTATGCAGTCTTTAAGGAATTAAAGTTCTGCACTGCACACACTCTGCATGACTACGTTTAATTAGCAGATATATCAGGGGGAGAAAACAATATAATTGCATCTATTGATTCTATGtccaaataaaaatagaagGAAATTAGCCATTAATGTGTTAAAGCTATTGCAAAGTTAAGATGATTATTCATTCAACATTGAGtatacatattttacatttaagtGCATGTGAGGGTACAATATAAAACTGTGGTCGAAATAACAGTGCAGAAATGTTTCCTAAATgaggcatttttttccaatttaaaaGTGAACAAAAGACTTAAACGGTATCTGTGTTCCTAGCCTCTACCACCTTGGCAGCATTGTCCCTGTAGGATTTTTGCTCTCCCACTCTGGCCATGCGCTCCTCCTCTTTTTTCTCTTTCCTCAGCAGCCGATAGTTGAGCCCCATCCCCATGAAGAGTAAAAAACTGGAGACAATAAGGAGGATCCCGCAGCCCTGGTACGTGTATTTGTAGTCATGATAGATGTCCTTGAACTTGCCTGCGAAGGTAAAACATTGGGTTGTGTTTTAACGTCAGCATTTGTTGTCTATTACAAACAAACATCATGTTGTTAGTTACCTAGCAAAGGGGGCCCCAGCAACACAGGTCCACACTCAATGATAGTGACGAGGCCAACGGCACTGGAGAAGCGTTGGGCTCCCACCAGGTCCATCAAGGTCTCGAACAATACCGAGCTCAGCCAGCCGAAAGCAAAGCCGAAGAAAATGGCATAAATCACAAAGCCTTTGTAGTCGACCGACACGGGGGCCAGGACATGGCAGACACCGTTGTACAGCACAGAAGCGGCAAAGAAGTACTGAATCCTGGGCCGAACCCACTTAGTGTTGGCCACAATGCCCATGGAGGGCCGGGCGACCATGTCTACAAAGGCCAGCACTGACAGCAGGAACGCTGCTTTCTCTTTAGGGATCTCTTTACTCTTTGCGTAGTTACTAAGGAACACCAACGGTGCAAAAAGGCCGAAGAACATGATAATATTGCCTGAAATGTAAAGCAGGAAGCCACGGTGCTTGAACAACGACAGGTCAATGAAGCTGTTAATGATCTGTGAAAAGCCCCTCCTCCCCACTGTCTTCTCTGCGGGTTTGGGCTTTGGTCCGATAGGTCTCATGAGAGAACCAGCAACACAACAGTTAAGCAGCAGGCCACCGAGAATGAGGAAGCTTCCTCTCCAGCCAAAGCGGTCATAGAACCACGTGTTGAGAGGGGCCAGTGTGGAGAGAAAGACTGGACTACCAGCCATGGCAATGCCATTGGCGATGGGGCGCCTGTTGTAGAAGTATTTCCCAATCATGGTGAGGGCGGGGTTGAGATTGAAGGACAATCCCAatcctaaaacacaaacaaagagcGTGAGGAGCATGTCGGAAGAACACTAGGTGGCAACAGTGGGCATGAGTCGTGATCAAAATGAAGTACCTCCCACAACACCAATACAGAAGTACAGGGCTTGGACAGAATTGCAGAAGGAGGCAGCAATGAGGCCGAGACCAGACAGACATCCCCCCAGCATCATAACAGGACGACTCCCATATTTGTTCACCAGGATACTGCTGATAGGACCTGagtgtcccaaaaaaaaaataattaaaaaaatcacacactGTGACTGGATTTGTTTTGTACTGCAAATGTACATATGTCCACAAGAGGGCCACAGCAGCACATCTGTGCTGCAGCAAACCCCAAAACAACTTCTGCAATCATTTTTGTCAGTGCTGCACTGCAGTAGATGTTCTCTCCAACCATTAATAACAGGATCTGTCAGAAAAACCACGAGAACTGTAATGAAATAATCATTTATTTGCCTCAGAGATGCATAAAAATTGACAGAGATGTAATTTGTTTGTGGGGTCTCCTTAAATTGACTCTAAATGCATTTGAAAGATGATTGGAAGTTCAGGCGTGggtgttttattgtgtgtgtatgtggttgAAGGTTCTGTGTAGCATGCCAATATCAGTATGACTCTTTTTTGCAAGGCTCTAACCTAAGGAGCATTTTAACCAATATGTCTGTGGTTCTACAGCAGCGTGAGTAAGACTTTACAACctgtaaacaaataacaaaaacagatgTCCACCTATGGCTTGCAACAGCAGGCCTGAGTGTGTATGAGGGCCCACAAGGAAGACCGCCTCCATGCCAAATCCTTGCACTGCCCACTACGTCTAAATAGAAACTGACAGTTTTTGTTTAGAGGTTGTCCAAACTCATTTGCCAGCACAGAGCAAGACAAAGGGTCTTTAAATTGTAATGCAGCCCGTCTCCACACTATCAATGAGTTCTTTCCTCGCGGGCCTGCAGGGAGAGCTGCTCGGGATAAAAAGGTTGGAACGGAATTGGTGTAGAATATTATGAAGGTAATGGATCAAAAATGGAAGGAGTACAGAGGTGCGCAACTGTCGCTTGCTAATGAACTCGTCCCGTCGACATGCACAGAATGTTGAGTGCGTAAAACGTCACTGTCGCAGAGCAGGCAAACACACTTCTCCTCACTAAACTTGAAATTGCTAGTGCTGACTGTTAGCTGTGTGTATTTACTAGTGAATATTTGCATTCATTGACGCCGTCAGTCGGCCTCTCTGTGAAATGTGTCGCAGTACGATAAGAGGCTTTGATGCATTGATGGTAAACATCCTGCTTGCTGATGTAATGAGGAATGAGGGATTAAGTTGGACGTGTAGTTTCGCTTGCATTGGACGTTAAATAAAGTATTGTTGACTTAAGCAGTAAACCTTCAATAACTTGCTTTTACATAATGTATGAAGCTAAAGTATACAGAGACAAAAATGCACCATGCCCAACTTTAGTTTATTGTTTGCACATCTTCCAACTCCACTTCCTATCAGTTTGCCACACTAAGGAAATATGTTCCAGAAACTTTCCTGACACTGCAAAAAGTGGACCATATCATTTTTCGCTGTTTATCTCATATTGAAATAAAGGGAAGTGCAGCCGTTTCATTCCAGAGGAGACAGCCGTGAGGAATGGCCGACGCTATTCTTCTCCCTGTGAGGAATATCATGCGTGTAAACAAACCCTATCATTACCTGACTGTGTGACATCATTCATCTCATCAGAGTGCTCCGACACACCCCATGCTTCAAGAAAACAACCAGAAGCTGTATAAACCCCCACAACCAGACAATGCATTATGGCTTTAACATAACTGAAGTGAGATTAGCGTATTTTAAAAATTAGCATTAGATTAGcatatttcaaaaacatgtcaacatttctttatttttctcaagctgctgtgcctcacactttgaaaatccCAGTCTAATGCATACAACATAGCAACAGGGTGTAAAGACGACTTAAGGGATTAACATAATATGATTAAagcattatatttgtaaaacaCTAGGATTCATTTTGTAGTAGTAGCTCACCTCCGCCGTACGTGACCGCTAACATGATCGAGGAGATCCAGGAGACCTGGCTGCTGGTCACGTTGAAGATCACCTCAATCTCTTTGAAGAAGACTGTGATAGACTTAGGGAACGCATAGGAGAATCCAATAGAGATGAAGGCCCCGGCCACCACCATCCAGCCCCAGCCACCCTCAGGGGGTGTGTAGCCAACAGGACCTCCAACGGCCGCTGGCATTTTCTCGAACAAACGTTGGCTTCTGTTTCACTATATGTAGTGCAAATAGGTGCACCgctgcaaaacacaaaacagacattacatcaggggtgtccaaagtgcagttttttaattggcccatgacatattacaaaaataaaatgaatcctGGCCAGTATTAGAACATTATGAAAGAGGAATAGggccacatatactgtaaaacaacaacaaaatagtaTTATCCCAAATTCCTGAAAAATGGCACCTACAAACTAAAAAGGCCCGCTATGGACATGTGCACTGGATTTCAATGGGATTCCTTGGGGGAGTACCGAGTgggttttgaaataaataataaattatacctgaaaaaaataatacctGAAATAGTTACCTTTTGccaggacatactgtacatgctcgTAGGCTTTTCAACTATTTGCTTTGGAACTTGTACAACAAATCTGACATCTTTCTAAAATTGTTTAGTGTCTTTATGTCTTGACcaacattggattggttttagtgtatttaataatattaatttaatgtgaagaatatcaaagtgacccaaATTCAGTCTTCAACTGTTCTGTATGCGGACAAAAGTTTGGCCCCTCTTATATTACATTACTCCTATATTGcattagtattttgactttttgctgCTTGTAATTCAGCATGCCGTAAATGCTCCAACTAACGCCTCTGTTCAATTAGCAATTAGCCCAGTCTCCTATAGTCCACAGGTGCGTGGtccacaaaagcaaataacatgTATATAATTAGCAGCGGGTTGAAAAACATTGGCTTTAATAGGTTGTAGGCAAGCTCCTGATGTACAGAACTTTTTATTAACTCCGTTTGAAGTATCATTAGtgatcagcatccagcagctgtaTCTTCCTCTGCATGCCCTTTAAACCCTACTAAGCTGATGGTGTGTTACATTTACCGTGCTGTTGTTTACAGTGAACTCATCAGTGGTAGTAATGCCAGTTGAACAGTTTGCTCCTTAATGCTATTACAACAAGGGTCTCTGTTGCTGCTTTGCAATgcagtatacttgttaataaaaaaaataagtggtACATAATTTTCAGATTTTGGGACTAGCAGCGgccggtggctgagtggttagcatgttggcctcacagtcaggagatcgggaagaatctccgtttggagtttgcatgttctccccgtgcgtgcatgggttttctccgggaactccggtttcctccaacatgtccaaaaaaaaacatgttaggtgaattggcaACTCAAAGTTgttcataggtgtgaatggtcgtttgtctatatgtaccctgctggcaaccagtccagggtgtaccccacctctcgcctgaagtcagctgggataggctccagcataccccagcagACTAAATAAGCggcttagaaaatggatggaaggatggaaatAGCAGCCTCTCTTcagttatcacctgcttccaTGCCCTATCCACTTTGTCTTTTGGGTGAATAAACACGCAGAGTGAGCAGAGTTTTTGCAAGGGCTGTGAACATACAGGCACAGTACATCCATACATGTTTGAAATCACCATGAGCAACCTCGGCACCATGACCTAAGTACACCTAAGTACACTAAGTGTCTTTAGTCGGAAAACAAATGTTTTCCGAAGCATTCTGCTAACTGGACAACAGGGTTTAAGATAGAGGATGCTATTTACGAGCTGCATGCGTTCCCACCCGCTGATCTCCCACTGTCTCACTTTAGTGGTGATGAATAAGAGTCCATGTGCAGAGTCAAACAACTTGCTGTGTTGTTTACACTGGGGAGGCCACTCAGGGAGAACATCGATCAGAGCATGACGATGAGGAAGCCACACTGCTCCACAGCTCCCAGCTTAGTAGAGACATTTTGTACTTGATTTGCTTGATGAATTCTCTTATAAAGGCCCCCTCTTATGAACGTATTGGATGAGCCAGTTCTGTGCAGCGTGGAGTAAATATTTAATGTGTTAAAGAACTTTGGTTATTGAGCTGGGATTTTGGCTGTTGCTATGCAGTTGTAAATGTGCCTCTTGGATTGAACTACAGGCGCAACGGAGGAGGAActgtcatgtttttgttgtttacagCATTCATACACACATTTAAGTGTCAGTGGTGTACTTAAATAGTTATTACTTACTCTTAAGACAGTTCTTTTTTGTACATAGATGCATACTAGCTGTAAATGCTTGCTAATCTTGGAGTGGAATAAGGCACAACTTCGTCTTGATTCTTgcatgatgttatttttatacataATGGAATGAGCCAATATACATTGCgttgtcattgtttttaattACCTTATGGCACACTGTGTCAGGAATTAACGTACATACCAGAAATGCTCTGATTATAACCAggcatttatttacctaaaTCGAGGATGCGGCGTTAGTTAGTTGTGAGATGCTTAGcagacactgttgtttcccaaACAAACAACTTGCcatatttgttttactttaaCTATTTGGAATGTATATATTggagtatattgcacaacacaggagcaacagaaccagtgttgcagtagcggtaaggagcaaactgttTAGCCAGCATTCataccgctgatgagttcattgtaaacaacagtgtttgtaaataagtaagtttgtGAGCAAGTGTGACACCTATGACACCCTGAAACATCTTAAaaagcatgcagaggtagataaaactgctggatgctgacaacTCATGATCAAATGCAACTGCTGCCGTCTTAtggaattaattaaaaaaacacgagGAGGtgaattttgttttgtgtaaCTCTGCTTTAATTAGAGACCACACATCTGGCAATTATAGGAAACTAATTAATTGAAGAGGTGTTAACGGTACATTGGCGCATATTGTACATATGTTGTTCAACATAGAATGTAAGCACAGTACATCCTAGAATGACTGTAACCCTTGTCATAGCTGTATTGCTGTAAAGCTGAGCCACATTTAATAAATAGCGCAAATGTTCCAGATTTCCCCTAACGCCTGTCGTATCTCCCCCTTTGAAATCCAAAGGTCGGCACAATTGCAAGAAAGGTCGCTTGCACATATTTGCGGTCTGGAAATAGTCACCAACACTTGCGCCTCGCGGGCTCTGAAATAGGACAATATGCAGGGGAGATTTCCTGCACTGGTgttaaaaagatgaaaaattcAGTTGCTGACTCCAGATGATGAATGGACAACAGTAAATACAGACAAGGCTCCTGATAAAACGACAAAACCACTGagataacaggaaaaaaaaaagtcagataaAAAGAATTGACTGCAATGTTTCTAAAACAAATTAGTGAAAGCTGCAAAGTCAATAAATGAACAGGTGGAGATAACCCCAGCTGGAACTTTAAAGGGCTAAATAAAGCAGTGAGCAGCTTCAAAGTGCCTCTTAAACACACATACCAGTGGAAGATTGCTGGTTGGGGGCCCTCTGTGGGAGTGAGCATCACTGTGAAAACTATACATTACTGTACTTGCACATTCCTGGTGAGTGTACCTGAAGTTACATCTATAACTATGTTCATGCTGTTCAACGTGCTTATTTATGTTGCATCTTTGCAACGGACACAAGGTATATTTAGTAGTTTGCAATCCTATCACTTTTGGAATATAAATACATGCATCGATCCCTGAAACAACATCATAACTACTGCTAATCCTCCCTCTAGGCCAATGTAATTTGATTAATTTCcaatttgcttttgtagataCAGATTTTCTAAAAAATTCCCACAAAAGTAGCTGAAAAATCACTAGATGAACATTTGGTTTATAATGCTTCTAGCAATATCATTTATTCCTCCCCTGCTGCCTGGCTTTAGGCCTCTTGTGACTTGTGACGACTAATTGCGCGGGTTCGTCTCATTGAAAATAGATGAGAATTTCGTGTTAAACATTTGCAGAGGGAAATTAGACCTTTTCATAATATGTGTCACGACAAGCAATGCGACTTTAGACTACGTGCACAACAAGATATTTTGAAAGTGATGCTTGGCTAGTGTTAAAAGTGTTAAGCATCTTACCTCGGCTGGCAGGCACTCTCAACCCAGGCTAGATAAGCTCAGCGGGATACGTCAACACAGATCATTGAACAGACTCTTTGAATATGTAGCGAAAGAAATACACTGCATATATTTCAAAGATGCTCCAGAAGTGAGCTGTCGGTTTACATCCAGTCGGACAGCAAAAGCCAGCGGCAGCTTGGCCTCAAACTTCATCTGTTTCCGATAAAGTCAAGTTGGGAGTTGACTCAATGCCCAGATGAAGCCTGGACACTGTGGTGCAAAATGGTTTGGTGGGTCACCTCTTATTGGCCGGGAGAGGCTTAGTACCATGGCCTTACAATGCCTTTCCCCACCCCTTTGTCATATGCCGAGGCCAGATTCATTCACGGCCGGGCCCTATGGCATGTGTGACCTAAGAGGATATGCAATCATGTCTGCACCCTAAGAGATAAGACGCTTTCTGCCACACCGACTTCCTCTATTGGCTGATTTATCAGTCATTGACTATTAGCGACCTAGAGGGATCCGGTTCACCTCAAGAGCAGATATTGTTTATTATGTGGAAAACATATTTAACACTTCGTAGGACCAATGTGGCTAAGCTCTTTTCTGCCAAACTCTTGGAGTGTATGGCAGAAAGGGGCTTGAGAAAAGCCACACAACTCTTAACAGCCATGAAACCTCTTTGTTAGAGAATTGTTGCACTCCACAATGACCTCTATTGCTTTTTAATGCACAGTCAACTGACAGAGTATGCATAGGCTACTGCTAAAAGTACTAACCTGCATCCTATCTTGGTAACGCTCAAAAAGAAGTCCTTTATTGTGCAACTCTTTTAAAAGAAGATGCTCATACGACAAGCTAAATTTGATCTTTAAATCTGAAATAGCTTCTCAGGTTATATAAGGCCTAGCACAAGATGAGCCTCCCCTCTCTTGTCTTCATAGTCAATCCCTTATAGGAAATAACAACATTTTCTAGCATGGGGAATGATCAGTCCAGTAGCAAGAGCAAATCCAGGACCTGCTCACTTTATCGGTCTAATTATTTTTAGCCACGGAAGAGTCTGTAGGGAAGGAACAAAGACTTCCTTGTCTGTCTCATCACATCTGCGGATGCCTACTTGTTGAACAAAACTTTAGTCAAAGTCCACaaagatttttttccctctgtgaCTTCAAAAATCTCTTGGTGAAAGGGTTTGAAAGACCAGGGGACCTTCGCACTGTTCACGGGGGCTCACATTCCGGGACCACCAGGGAATGGAAAAAAGAACGTGtttaattgatacgcccataaaaatgtctatttttgacatcctccactccaaaccctcctgccatCTTGACATTGATGTTCTCTATTTCATATCTAGCTATTGCCCAATGAATCATAAtataagatgatcgatgaatagatggaatcggagtcacgttgcaaccagtcacagcacacaactatggtgtgttcaaggactgccaagGAAAAGGCAAAatcaacgcttgacaaaaaaacattatcagtgaagcataaagacattaaCATCAAAAATTTGTCTTTCTCACACTGGCACGTGTGacttgtgatttttaaaaaaaatattttaaggacctactgcaaagaagccagtcaaagatcctgtatttGTCAGGatctttctgttgtttttaagtaactactgcaaaaacaagtcaaagatcctctatattaaAGTAGCACTAAGGAACTAATGCAAAAACaattgtcaaagatcctctgtatcaCAGTaccttgctgctgttttttttaagacctgttgcaaaaaatgcttgtcaaagatgttCTATATAACTCTGCTTCTGTGTTTTggggaatctactgcaaaaatgttagtcccCCCAAGGTTTGGTTGGCCGGTCTGATGACATTCTAGGGCCAGATTTGGCCAGCGGGCCGTCACTTGATTAACCACAGCATACATTAATAGGTGTGCAGCTGTTTTGCCTTGATTTGTTTGATCGACTGGGAAAATTCTGTTGATAGACAGTTTTAATGGGATCAACAGTGTCCATTCATCAATAGAAGTGCATACCTGAATACCTGTTAATTGTCCATGTCTGTCCACAAATCATCTTCTGCACATTCTCACATGGCTCCTGTGCAAAGACACTCTGAGACACAAAGACACATTTTAACTCATTTGCAGTGTGAGGTTCGGTGTGGTTGCAAATCAGTG from Dunckerocampus dactyliophorus isolate RoL2022-P2 chromosome 8, RoL_Ddac_1.1, whole genome shotgun sequence encodes:
- the slc16a1a gene encoding monocarboxylate transporter 1a yields the protein MPAAVGGPVGYTPPEGGWGWMVVAGAFISIGFSYAFPKSITVFFKEIEVIFNVTSSQVSWISSIMLAVTYGGGPISSILVNKYGSRPVMMLGGCLSGLGLIAASFCNSVQALYFCIGVVGGLGLSFNLNPALTMIGKYFYNRRPIANGIAMAGSPVFLSTLAPLNTWFYDRFGWRGSFLILGGLLLNCCVAGSLMRPIGPKPKPAEKTVGRRGFSQIINSFIDLSLFKHRGFLLYISGNIIMFFGLFAPLVFLSNYAKSKEIPKEKAAFLLSVLAFVDMVARPSMGIVANTKWVRPRIQYFFAASVLYNGVCHVLAPVSVDYKGFVIYAIFFGFAFGWLSSVLFETLMDLVGAQRFSSAVGLVTIIECGPVLLGPPLLGKFKDIYHDYKYTYQGCGILLIVSSFLLFMGMGLNYRLLRKEKKEEERMARVGEQKSYRDNAAKVVEARNTDTV